One Nitrospira sp. DNA window includes the following coding sequences:
- a CDS encoding Cytochrome d ubiquinol oxidase subunit I, whose translation METALPYDRLQFAVTATFHYLFPQLTMGLALLLMYFRTRALTSGEEHYHCVALFWTKIFALSFAFGVVTGIPLEFQFGTNWAKFSTFAGGVIGQTLAMEGLFAFFLESSFLGILLFGEGRFSRRIQWVAALMLFLGSWLSGYFILATNAWMQHPVAYSVAADGRLFVDSLSGLLTNPWLLWQYMHNMTAAVVTGSFVMAALGAFYLLSGQHMVHAKTCLRTGVVAGAIASALMIFPTGHENARQVFEHQPVKGAAFEGLFRTERGAGILLVGQPNMETMTIDNPLEIPRALSFLVYEDLWAKVKGLDAFPREDWPDNLPLLYYSYHIMAGLGTILAATMGLALLWLWRGRLFTAPWLLWLIMLSAPFPYIANTAGWMTAELGRQPWLVYGLLRTADGTSPLVHSGNALFTLLGFLGLYLLLGILFLFLFAETIRHGPSVADAHPVGDPSGDQA comes from the coding sequence ATGGAAACCGCATTGCCGTACGACCGGTTGCAATTCGCAGTCACGGCGACCTTCCATTATCTTTTTCCACAATTGACGATGGGCTTGGCCCTGTTGCTGATGTATTTCAGGACCAGGGCCCTGACGAGCGGCGAGGAACACTACCATTGCGTCGCGCTGTTCTGGACGAAGATCTTCGCATTGAGTTTCGCCTTCGGCGTGGTGACCGGTATTCCGCTGGAGTTTCAGTTCGGGACGAACTGGGCGAAGTTTTCCACCTTTGCCGGCGGGGTCATCGGGCAGACGCTCGCGATGGAAGGGCTCTTCGCATTTTTTCTGGAATCGTCGTTCCTGGGCATTCTCCTGTTCGGAGAAGGCCGCTTCAGCCGGCGCATTCAGTGGGTTGCCGCCCTGATGCTGTTCCTTGGTTCCTGGCTCTCAGGCTATTTCATCCTCGCGACGAATGCCTGGATGCAACATCCCGTGGCCTACAGCGTCGCTGCCGACGGCCGCTTGTTCGTGGACAGCCTGTCCGGTTTGCTGACGAATCCCTGGCTCCTCTGGCAGTACATGCACAACATGACCGCCGCAGTGGTGACCGGCTCGTTCGTCATGGCGGCGCTGGGAGCCTTCTACCTGCTGTCGGGTCAACATATGGTCCATGCCAAGACGTGCCTCCGCACCGGCGTCGTCGCCGGGGCCATCGCTTCGGCGCTCATGATTTTTCCGACCGGCCACGAAAATGCGCGACAGGTCTTCGAGCATCAGCCGGTCAAGGGCGCAGCTTTTGAAGGCCTGTTCCGCACCGAGCGCGGAGCCGGTATTTTGCTGGTCGGTCAGCCGAACATGGAAACCATGACGATCGACAATCCCTTGGAGATACCCAGAGCCCTCAGCTTCCTGGTATATGAAGACCTGTGGGCCAAGGTGAAGGGACTCGATGCCTTTCCCCGCGAGGACTGGCCGGACAACCTGCCGCTGCTGTATTACTCGTACCACATCATGGCGGGATTGGGGACGATTCTTGCTGCAACCATGGGGCTCGCGTTGCTGTGGTTGTGGAGGGGACGTCTGTTCACTGCTCCCTGGCTGCTCTGGCTCATTATGTTGTCCGCGCCCTTTCCCTACATTGCGAACACGGCCGGCTGGATGACGGCCGAGCTCGGTCGCCAGCCCTGGCTGGTCTACGGTCTGCTGCGTACGGCCGATGGGACGTCGCCCCTGGTCCATTCTGGCAATGCGCTGTTTACCCTGTTGGGCTTTCTCGGATTGTATTTGCTGCTGGGCATCCTCTTTCTCTTTTTGTTCGCCGAAACGATCCGGCATGGACCGAGCGTGGCCGACGCTCATCCGGTGGGTGATCCGAGCGGCGACCAGGCGTAG
- a CDS encoding Putative dioxygenase encodes MTPEDASVGRLLSRREVVTLLGATGTLWLMGGSLFPRRAVTAIHGPSCVVRPEQTEGPYFVDERLNRSDIRSDPSDGHIIPGTMLTLTVLVSRLGAGDCRPLEGAQVDIWHCDALGIYSDVNDPSFKTLGRKFLRGYQITDAKGEAQFVTIYPGWYEGRTVHIHVKIRTEPQAKRSYEFTSQMYFDDGLTDRIHADQPYAAKGRRNARNQDDRIFRRGGDQLMLAPTATADGYAATFAIGLQLP; translated from the coding sequence ATGACGCCTGAAGACGCATCGGTGGGTCGTCTCCTTTCCCGCCGGGAAGTTGTAACCTTGTTGGGCGCCACCGGAACGCTCTGGCTCATGGGCGGCAGTCTGTTTCCGAGACGGGCTGTTACAGCCATACATGGTCCATCCTGTGTGGTCCGACCGGAACAGACCGAAGGGCCCTATTTCGTCGACGAGCGCTTAAACCGGTCCGACATTCGTTCGGATCCGAGCGACGGACACATCATACCCGGCACGATGCTCACCTTGACGGTGCTGGTCTCGCGTCTCGGAGCAGGAGATTGTCGGCCGTTGGAGGGTGCCCAAGTAGACATCTGGCACTGCGATGCACTGGGCATCTACTCGGACGTGAACGACCCGTCCTTCAAGACGCTCGGCCGGAAATTTTTGCGCGGGTATCAGATCACCGATGCGAAGGGCGAGGCCCAATTCGTCACCATCTACCCAGGCTGGTATGAGGGCAGAACGGTGCACATTCACGTCAAGATTCGCACCGAACCCCAGGCTAAGCGTAGCTATGAGTTCACGTCGCAAATGTACTTCGACGATGGACTCACGGATCGCATCCATGCCGATCAGCCCTATGCCGCAAAGGGTCGGCGCAACGCGCGGAATCAGGATGATCGCATCTTCCGTCGCGGCGGCGATCAACTCATGCTGGCTCCGACGGCCACGGCCGACGGCTATGCAGCCACGTTCGCGATCGGCCTGCAACTTCCCTGA
- a CDS encoding Gluconolactonase gives MNYRFFNLWASALLLMCLQSMTAWGETMVVTITSLDPRFDQLVPKGTQLEKIAGGFTWVEGPVWHKQGGYLLFSDIPANAVYRWKPGEGVSVFLNNSGYSGAAPFTGKEPGSNGLTFDANGRLFLCRHGDRQIGRLEGNGNITALADRYDGYRFNSPNDLVFKSNGDLYFTDPPFGLPRAFNDPQKAPVQGVYRISRDGTVTRLITDIAAPNGIAFSPDEKTLYVSDVDPKRAAWLAYDVHADGTVANGRVFFDATRWRQDPFFGPDGFKVDQQGNIFGARPGGLSVIASDGTLLGTIETGLPTSNVAWGEDGRTLFVTGGTSVYRIRLTTKGATY, from the coding sequence ATGAACTACCGATTCTTCAACCTTTGGGCATCCGCTCTGTTACTCATGTGTTTGCAGAGCATGACGGCGTGGGGCGAAACGATGGTTGTCACCATCACTAGCCTCGATCCGCGCTTCGATCAGCTCGTACCGAAAGGCACGCAGCTGGAAAAGATTGCAGGTGGCTTTACCTGGGTCGAGGGACCAGTCTGGCATAAGCAGGGTGGCTATCTGCTCTTCTCAGATATTCCGGCAAATGCGGTGTATCGCTGGAAGCCCGGCGAGGGTGTCAGCGTCTTTCTCAACAACAGCGGCTATAGCGGTGCAGCGCCATTCACTGGCAAGGAGCCAGGCTCAAACGGGCTCACGTTCGATGCAAACGGCAGACTCTTCCTCTGCCGCCATGGCGACCGGCAGATCGGGCGATTGGAAGGGAACGGTAACATCACGGCGCTGGCCGACCGCTATGATGGGTACAGGTTCAACAGCCCGAACGATCTCGTGTTCAAGTCCAACGGCGATCTCTATTTTACCGATCCTCCGTTCGGGCTCCCTCGCGCCTTCAACGATCCGCAAAAGGCTCCGGTGCAAGGCGTCTATCGAATCTCGAGAGATGGCACCGTCACGCGGCTGATCACGGACATCGCTGCACCGAACGGCATTGCCTTCTCACCCGATGAAAAGACGCTCTATGTCTCCGATGTCGATCCAAAGCGGGCGGCCTGGTTGGCGTACGATGTACATGCTGACGGAACCGTTGCCAATGGCCGCGTCTTCTTCGATGCCACCCGCTGGAGGCAGGATCCGTTCTTCGGCCCGGACGGCTTCAAGGTAGATCAACAGGGAAACATCTTCGGTGCAAGACCGGGCGGCCTCAGCGTGATCGCCTCCGACGGAACCCTGCTCGGTACGATTGAAACGGGCCTGCCCACATCCAACGTTGCCTGGGGCGAAGACGGCCGTACGTTGTTCGTCACAGGCGGGACGTCGGTCTATCGAATCAGACTCACGACGAAAGGCGCTACGTACTAA
- a CDS encoding YHS domain protein, with amino-acid sequence MVSAPPRNLVSSSLLIFLSLLCFAGIAVAGELFTKNGAAIRGYDPVAYFTEHKPVQGSSAYISEYHGSNFQFASAENRDAFAAQPERYAPQYGGYCAYGMAKGYKAATAPEAFTIVDGKLYLNYSLSVRTLWQEDVPGYISKADRNWPTVKASAKVAE; translated from the coding sequence ATGGTCTCTGCACCGCCACGCAATCTTGTCTCGTCCTCGCTATTGATCTTCCTGAGTCTGTTGTGCTTTGCCGGCATCGCCGTCGCCGGAGAGCTCTTCACGAAAAACGGCGCGGCGATCCGCGGCTACGATCCGGTGGCCTATTTCACGGAGCACAAACCGGTCCAAGGCTCGTCGGCCTACATCAGCGAATACCACGGTTCAAACTTTCAGTTCGCCTCGGCGGAAAACCGAGACGCGTTTGCCGCCCAACCTGAACGGTATGCGCCTCAGTACGGCGGCTATTGCGCCTATGGAATGGCAAAGGGGTATAAAGCCGCGACGGCCCCGGAGGCCTTCACCATCGTGGATGGCAAACTCTACCTGAACTATAGTCTGAGCGTGCGCACGCTCTGGCAAGAGGATGTCCCCGGGTATATCTCCAAAGCGGACAGGAACTGGCCGACGGTCAAAGCGTCGGCCAAGGTGGCCGAATGA
- a CDS encoding Formate hydrogenlyase transcriptional activator: MTPLVADPEKEPLKSALESLRESEEFKTRLIEGSRDCIKILDLDGRLLSMNAGGMAALEICDVGPIVGTSWIEFWQGADKEAARQAVEAARQGGVGRFVGFFSTTQTKVPRWWDVVVNAIKDAEGRPEKLLAVSRDITEFKQAEEILRIATEETASATGTDFFQLLVRHLALTLQVRYAFVAECTNAAKTHVRTLAFWRNNAFGDNVAYPLKGTPCEPVVGGEVCSYPERVQTLFPEDRDLVSLAAEGYVGVPLRDAAGDMLGHLAVIDDKPLYLQPHHMGILKILAARAGAELEREHAYRDVHRLNVELSTLLEINRAISRHLNRDELFGALADCLKKVVPTERFGIELPIQGDRLQGHILSQHPAEGVSTQPTLLPAAGTACDWVIRVRQWYVASSCDEFRERFPVTFQVMSSTGMESLCALPLVSGGNSLGALFFMTKEKGSYDHLSREFLDQVAGAVAVALDNCLAHEKLRREGIQALAESEERLRDLFDEAPIAYVNEGLDSRFIRANRAAMRSLGITPEEVAGTYGSSFVPDTPDAQRRLKEAFASIGRGTDTSGVVLELRRKDNGKPLWIQWWSKPDPGGTYTRTMFVDITERVLMEQEKARLEAANVYLQEEIKTEHNFDEIIGTSSAIKKVFQAIEKVASTDATVLITGETGTGKELIARAIHHLSHRKEGVLIKVNCAAIPAGLIESELFGHEKGAFTGALARKVGRFELADRATIFLDEVGEIPLELQTKLLRVLQEGEFERLGSTKTLKVNVRVIAATNRDLDREVREGRFRSDLFYRLKVFPIQLPALRDRTQDIQLLVSYFVKKFSATMGKKVESVPAKAMEMLKQYPWPGNIRELEHVIERAVILSQGRELELGDWMPKEPATTGVGPAATLEEVERAHIIAVLVQTNWRVSGDKGAAKILGLNPTTLEARMKKLGISRPV; this comes from the coding sequence ATGACCCCTCTGGTCGCAGACCCTGAAAAGGAACCGCTCAAGTCCGCGCTGGAATCCCTCCGCGAGAGCGAAGAATTCAAAACCCGCCTCATCGAAGGCAGCCGCGATTGCATCAAAATTCTCGATCTTGACGGTCGGCTCCTCTCGATGAACGCCGGCGGGATGGCCGCGCTGGAAATTTGCGATGTGGGACCGATCGTCGGCACTTCATGGATCGAGTTCTGGCAGGGCGCGGACAAGGAGGCGGCCCGGCAGGCCGTCGAGGCGGCTCGTCAGGGCGGGGTCGGCCGGTTCGTCGGCTTTTTCTCCACCACACAGACCAAGGTACCCCGCTGGTGGGACGTTGTCGTCAACGCCATCAAGGATGCGGAGGGCCGGCCGGAGAAGCTGCTGGCCGTCTCACGCGATATCACCGAGTTCAAGCAGGCCGAAGAAATCCTCCGTATCGCGACCGAGGAAACTGCTTCCGCGACCGGCACCGATTTCTTTCAGCTCCTCGTCCGCCATCTCGCCCTGACCCTCCAGGTCCGGTATGCGTTCGTCGCGGAATGCACGAATGCCGCGAAGACCCATGTGCGAACCTTGGCGTTTTGGAGGAACAATGCGTTCGGCGACAACGTCGCCTATCCACTGAAAGGGACACCCTGCGAGCCTGTCGTGGGCGGCGAAGTCTGCTCCTATCCGGAACGGGTTCAAACATTGTTCCCCGAGGATCGCGATTTGGTGTCGCTGGCGGCTGAAGGCTATGTCGGCGTGCCGCTCCGCGATGCCGCGGGCGACATGCTCGGACATCTGGCGGTGATCGACGACAAACCGCTGTATCTCCAGCCCCATCACATGGGGATCCTGAAAATTCTTGCGGCCCGGGCCGGCGCGGAACTCGAACGCGAACATGCCTATAGAGACGTCCATCGTCTGAACGTGGAACTCAGCACCCTGCTCGAGATCAATCGCGCCATCAGCCGCCATTTGAATCGCGATGAACTGTTCGGCGCGCTGGCCGACTGCTTGAAGAAGGTGGTGCCGACCGAACGGTTCGGGATCGAGCTGCCGATCCAGGGCGACAGGCTCCAGGGGCATATCCTTTCTCAGCATCCGGCGGAGGGGGTCTCGACGCAACCGACCCTGTTGCCTGCGGCAGGCACGGCCTGCGATTGGGTGATCCGGGTTCGGCAGTGGTACGTAGCATCCTCCTGTGATGAGTTCCGGGAACGTTTTCCGGTGACGTTCCAGGTGATGTCGAGCACGGGCATGGAATCGCTCTGCGCGCTCCCGTTGGTGAGCGGCGGAAACAGCCTGGGCGCGCTGTTCTTCATGACGAAGGAGAAAGGCTCCTACGATCACCTCAGCAGGGAGTTCCTCGATCAAGTGGCCGGTGCCGTGGCGGTGGCCCTGGACAATTGTCTCGCCCACGAGAAATTGCGGCGCGAGGGGATCCAGGCGCTGGCAGAAAGCGAGGAACGGCTCCGCGACCTCTTCGACGAGGCGCCGATCGCCTATGTGAACGAAGGGCTGGATTCTCGTTTTATCCGAGCCAATCGGGCCGCGATGCGCAGTTTGGGCATCACGCCGGAAGAGGTCGCCGGCACCTACGGCAGCTCGTTCGTGCCGGATACGCCGGATGCTCAGCGCCGTCTCAAAGAAGCGTTCGCGTCCATCGGCCGCGGCACCGACACCAGCGGCGTCGTGCTTGAACTGCGGCGCAAGGACAACGGCAAGCCGCTCTGGATTCAGTGGTGGTCCAAGCCCGATCCAGGCGGCACCTACACGCGGACGATGTTCGTCGACATTACAGAACGCGTGCTCATGGAACAGGAGAAGGCCCGTTTGGAGGCGGCGAACGTCTACCTGCAGGAGGAAATCAAGACCGAACACAACTTTGACGAGATTATCGGCACTTCGAGCGCCATCAAGAAAGTGTTCCAGGCGATCGAGAAGGTGGCGTCGACCGATGCGACCGTGCTGATTACCGGCGAAACCGGCACCGGCAAGGAGTTGATCGCCCGCGCGATCCACCATTTGAGCCACAGGAAAGAAGGGGTGCTGATCAAGGTCAACTGTGCGGCAATTCCGGCCGGGTTGATCGAGAGCGAACTGTTCGGGCATGAAAAGGGAGCCTTCACCGGAGCGCTCGCGCGGAAGGTCGGCCGTTTCGAGCTGGCCGATCGTGCCACGATCTTTCTGGACGAGGTCGGTGAAATCCCGCTGGAGTTGCAGACGAAGCTTCTGCGTGTGTTGCAGGAAGGCGAGTTCGAGCGGTTGGGCAGCACGAAGACGTTGAAGGTGAACGTGCGCGTGATCGCTGCCACGAATCGCGATCTGGATAGGGAAGTGCGCGAGGGGCGATTCCGGTCCGACCTCTTCTACCGGTTGAAGGTGTTTCCGATCCAGCTCCCGGCATTGCGTGATCGGACGCAGGACATTCAGCTGTTGGTGTCCTATTTCGTGAAAAAATTTTCCGCGACGATGGGCAAGAAGGTCGAGTCGGTGCCGGCCAAGGCCATGGAGATGCTGAAGCAGTACCCTTGGCCGGGGAACATCCGTGAATTGGAGCATGTCATCGAGCGCGCGGTGATTCTGAGCCAGGGCCGTGAACTCGAATTGGGCGATTGGATGCCGAAGGAGCCGGCCACGACCGGCGTCGGACCGGCGGCCACATTGGAAGAGGTGGAGCGCGCGCATATCATTGCCGTCCTGGTCCAGACCAATTGGCGCGTGAGCGGCGACAAGGGCGCAGCCAAAATTCTCGGACTCAATCCCACCACGCTTGAAGCGCGCATGAAAAAGCTCGGTATCTCTCGACCGGTCTGA
- a CDS encoding Glucose-methanol-choline (GMC) oxidoreductase:NAD binding site: MSIHYDIIIIGTGPGGGTLAYKLAPSGKKILLLERGGYLPREKDNWSSKTVFIDNKYKAKETWYDKHGGPFHPGIHYNVGGNSKVYGAALLRMRAQDFGEVKHHGGISPEWPIRYEDVEPYYTQAEHLYYVHGNRGEDPTEPQASAPYKYPALTHEPRIQELHEDWQKMGYRPFHLPVGVIRDEEQPERGACIRCNTCDGFPCLVNAKADSQVVCVDPALKYPNVSLVTGALVIRLETSPSGREVTEVVVERNGLMETYRADIVVVSCGAINSAALLLKSGNDKHPNGLANSSGQVGRNYMCHNNSAMLAISKRPNPTVFQKTIGLNDFYHASAEWDYPMGHISMIGKQDLDSLRAGAPAFAPGLALDVVAKHSLDFWMTSEDLPDPNNRVLVGKDGGITLAYTENNLEAHRRLAAKLKSMLNHLGCEEHLLPTHLYLGKKIPIAGTAHQCGTVRFGSDPTTSVLDVNCKAHDLDNLYVVDASFFRSSSAVNPSLTIIANALRVGEHLLERLK, translated from the coding sequence ATGTCCATCCACTACGACATCATCATCATCGGCACCGGCCCCGGCGGGGGCACCCTCGCTTACAAACTGGCACCGTCGGGCAAGAAGATCCTGTTGCTGGAACGTGGTGGCTACCTGCCGCGTGAAAAGGACAATTGGAGTTCCAAGACGGTCTTTATCGACAACAAGTACAAGGCCAAGGAAACCTGGTACGACAAGCATGGCGGCCCGTTCCATCCCGGCATCCACTACAACGTCGGAGGCAATAGCAAGGTCTATGGCGCGGCGCTGCTGCGCATGCGGGCACAGGATTTCGGCGAGGTGAAGCACCACGGCGGCATTTCTCCGGAATGGCCGATTCGATATGAAGACGTGGAACCCTATTACACCCAGGCAGAGCACCTGTACTACGTGCATGGCAATCGCGGCGAAGATCCGACGGAACCGCAGGCCAGTGCACCCTACAAATATCCGGCGCTCACGCATGAGCCCCGCATCCAGGAACTGCACGAGGACTGGCAAAAGATGGGCTACCGACCCTTTCACCTGCCGGTCGGTGTCATCCGCGACGAGGAACAACCGGAGCGCGGTGCCTGTATTCGCTGTAACACCTGCGACGGTTTTCCCTGTCTGGTCAATGCCAAGGCGGACTCGCAGGTGGTCTGTGTCGATCCGGCGTTGAAGTATCCGAATGTGTCGCTGGTCACCGGTGCATTGGTCATTCGATTGGAGACAAGCCCATCTGGGCGAGAGGTCACCGAGGTTGTGGTAGAGCGAAACGGACTGATGGAAACGTACCGAGCCGACATCGTGGTTGTTTCTTGCGGCGCGATCAACTCGGCGGCGCTGTTGCTGAAGTCCGGGAACGACAAACATCCGAACGGCCTCGCCAACTCCTCCGGTCAGGTTGGACGAAACTACATGTGCCACAACAACTCGGCCATGCTGGCGATTTCAAAGCGGCCCAACCCGACCGTCTTTCAAAAGACCATCGGCTTGAACGATTTTTATCACGCGTCGGCGGAGTGGGACTATCCGATGGGTCACATTTCGATGATCGGCAAACAGGACCTGGATTCACTGCGGGCCGGTGCGCCGGCCTTCGCGCCTGGTCTCGCCCTCGATGTGGTCGCCAAACATTCGCTCGATTTCTGGATGACTTCCGAAGACCTGCCCGATCCGAACAATCGCGTGCTGGTCGGCAAGGACGGCGGCATTACGCTGGCCTATACGGAAAACAATCTCGAAGCTCATCGCCGCTTGGCGGCCAAGCTCAAGAGCATGCTCAACCATCTCGGCTGCGAAGAACATCTGCTGCCGACGCATCTCTATCTCGGTAAGAAGATTCCGATCGCCGGCACGGCCCACCAGTGCGGCACGGTGCGGTTCGGCAGCGATCCGACGACCTCCGTGCTCGACGTGAATTGCAAGGCGCACGACCTCGACAACCTCTACGTCGTGGATGCGAGCTTCTTCCGGTCGAGCTCAGCGGTGAATCCGTCGCTGACGATCATCGCGAATGCCTTGAGAGTCGGGGAGCATTTGCTCGAGCGACTCAAGTGA
- a CDS encoding Glucose 1-dehydrogenase → MKAVAVIPGQANSIHLAELPKPSVHEISNGRGVLVQVLRVGVDGTDKEINAAEYGQAPPGDDFLVIGHECLGLVVEVGHNIRELVPGDYVVPTVRRPGGSFYDRIGQYDMTTDEVYYERGINLRHGYLAEYFVDEPEYIVKVPKGLKHVAVLLEPTSVIEKGIIQAYEAQRRLKVWRPKRAAVLGAGTIGMLAAISLRMRGLEVVSFGRNQAPYRNSELLAEIGARYVSTQEVSIKDAAERYGPFDLMFEATGFAPIVFEAMEHLGKNGVLILSSVTGGGRNVQVPADMINLGFVLGNKVMVGTVNANREYFEAGVYDLCRAELEFPGWLSKLLTHPVTGLGQYGAMMQLLTTEKNAIKVYVDVAYD, encoded by the coding sequence ATGAAAGCCGTGGCCGTTATTCCGGGGCAAGCCAACTCGATCCATCTCGCCGAGCTACCCAAGCCTTCCGTCCACGAGATCTCAAACGGGCGCGGGGTACTGGTCCAAGTGTTGCGTGTCGGCGTCGACGGCACGGACAAGGAAATCAACGCAGCTGAGTACGGCCAGGCGCCCCCTGGGGACGACTTTCTCGTGATCGGCCATGAATGCCTCGGGCTGGTCGTGGAAGTCGGTCACAACATCAGGGAACTCGTACCGGGGGACTATGTGGTACCGACCGTGCGCCGGCCTGGCGGCAGTTTCTACGACCGGATCGGCCAGTATGACATGACGACCGACGAGGTCTATTACGAGAGGGGCATCAATCTCCGGCACGGCTACCTGGCGGAATACTTCGTGGATGAGCCGGAGTACATCGTCAAGGTGCCCAAGGGGTTGAAACATGTCGCCGTGTTGCTTGAGCCGACCTCGGTGATCGAAAAAGGGATCATCCAGGCCTACGAGGCCCAACGCCGACTCAAGGTCTGGCGGCCGAAACGCGCCGCCGTGCTGGGCGCCGGCACGATCGGCATGCTGGCGGCCATATCGCTGCGCATGCGGGGGCTGGAGGTGGTGAGCTTCGGCCGGAACCAGGCTCCCTATCGGAACTCGGAACTGCTCGCCGAAATCGGCGCGCGCTATGTCTCGACGCAGGAGGTCTCCATCAAGGATGCGGCGGAGCGGTACGGGCCCTTTGATCTGATGTTCGAGGCGACCGGCTTTGCGCCGATCGTCTTTGAAGCGATGGAACATCTGGGGAAGAACGGTGTCCTGATTCTCTCCAGCGTCACCGGCGGCGGCCGGAACGTGCAGGTGCCGGCGGACATGATCAACCTGGGATTCGTCCTCGGCAACAAGGTGATGGTGGGAACCGTCAATGCCAATCGGGAGTATTTTGAAGCGGGGGTCTACGACCTCTGCCGCGCCGAGTTGGAGTTTCCCGGTTGGCTTTCAAAACTGCTGACCCATCCGGTGACAGGGCTTGGGCAGTATGGGGCGATGATGCAACTCCTGACAACCGAGAAGAATGCGATCAAGGTCTATGTCGATGTGGCCTATGATTGA
- a CDS encoding Cytochrome d ubiquinol oxidase subunit II, producing METFWYGAVSFMLAVYIVLDGFDFGVGIVYPLVARTEPDRRRALAAIGPVWTANEVWLIAAGGLLFFAFPKVYAAGFSGFYLALIIVLWLLIARGLALELRSHLDHRLWRQLWDLAFTGSSALLAVVFGAALGNLIRGVPLNQDGYFFVPLWTDLMTGPEPGILDWYTILMGLASAAILALHGANYLAMKTVGELQRRARCVAWLAGFAVVGLVVAALAAISYVQPIFRVQYSVYPIGYLFPAAGLAALAAALQLRRRDRDLASFCASSLFILAMLASTAWGSYPNLLISTTDRGNSLTIANATAGTYGMQVGLWWFLIGFGLIIVYTITVHRSFWGKVDVDQD from the coding sequence ATGGAAACCTTTTGGTATGGCGCCGTCAGTTTTATGCTGGCCGTCTATATCGTGCTCGACGGTTTCGACTTCGGCGTCGGCATCGTCTACCCCCTGGTCGCGCGTACTGAACCGGACAGGCGCAGGGCCCTGGCGGCGATCGGACCGGTCTGGACCGCCAACGAAGTCTGGTTGATCGCCGCCGGCGGACTCCTGTTCTTCGCCTTTCCCAAGGTCTACGCGGCGGGGTTCAGCGGTTTTTACCTCGCGCTGATCATTGTCTTGTGGCTCTTGATCGCCCGCGGGCTCGCCCTCGAGTTGCGATCGCACCTGGACCACCGGCTGTGGCGGCAGTTATGGGACCTGGCGTTTACCGGCTCCAGCGCACTGCTGGCGGTCGTCTTCGGGGCGGCGTTGGGCAATCTGATCCGCGGCGTGCCGTTGAATCAAGATGGCTATTTCTTTGTCCCGCTCTGGACCGATTTGATGACGGGACCGGAACCGGGCATTCTCGATTGGTATACGATCTTGATGGGGCTCGCGAGCGCCGCAATCCTCGCCCTCCACGGCGCCAACTATCTGGCCATGAAAACCGTCGGGGAGCTTCAGAGGCGGGCGAGGTGTGTCGCGTGGCTCGCCGGGTTTGCCGTCGTCGGCCTGGTCGTCGCGGCGCTGGCCGCAATCTCCTATGTCCAGCCGATCTTCCGCGTGCAATACTCCGTCTATCCGATCGGGTACCTCTTTCCCGCTGCCGGCCTTGCGGCACTGGCAGCCGCACTCCAGTTGCGACGAAGGGATCGGGATCTGGCTTCGTTCTGCGCCTCAAGCCTGTTCATCCTCGCCATGCTCGCCAGCACGGCCTGGGGCTCCTACCCCAACCTTCTGATCTCGACGACGGATCGAGGCAATAGTCTCACGATCGCCAATGCCACCGCCGGTACGTATGGGATGCAGGTCGGCCTCTGGTGGTTTTTGATCGGGTTCGGCCTCATCATCGTCTACACGATCACTGTCCATCGCTCCTTCTGGGGCAAGGTCGACGTCGACCAGGACTAG